A genomic stretch from Chitinophaga agri includes:
- a CDS encoding TolC family protein has protein sequence MAIIGTCAQYGHGQSKVLEDYIQSAFSQNQGLKQQHFQLDRSLYALQEARSLFFPQVGLTGNYTRAGGGRTIDIPIGDMLNPVYTTLNQLTNSQKFPQLENQSVLLNPDNFYDVHLRTSLPLINTEIWYAQKIRRESITLQQAALNVYKRRLVKDIKTAYYQYYQAGKAVDIYHTALSQVQENIRVNTSFLANGVTNSTALTRAKAEQQKIEAAITDAENKQLNAAAYFNFLLNRDLKAPVTIDSSLFQQEELSEAPATAANVREELLQLSQQQKIADLSYRQSKSYLVPKLSTFLDLGSQGFNWKVDNQSRYYMWGVNLQWDLFAAGQRKYKAKQAAIDVSNLQAAYTEANLSFQLEQQVAENNYRTAVANFNSAREQLRLSEKYYTDQSKVYKAGQLLYIELLDAQNQLTNARLQLSVAFAAVQTTIADIERAKASYKL, from the coding sequence ATGGCTATTATTGGAACGTGCGCCCAGTACGGGCATGGGCAGAGCAAAGTGCTGGAAGACTATATCCAGAGCGCCTTTTCACAGAATCAGGGGCTCAAACAGCAGCATTTTCAGCTGGATAGATCGCTTTACGCCCTGCAGGAAGCCAGGAGCCTGTTCTTCCCACAGGTGGGATTGACCGGTAATTATACCAGGGCTGGTGGTGGCCGTACGATCGATATTCCGATCGGTGACATGCTGAACCCGGTTTATACCACACTGAACCAGCTAACTAATAGTCAGAAATTCCCGCAACTGGAAAACCAGTCTGTACTGCTGAACCCCGATAACTTTTATGACGTACACCTGCGGACCTCTCTCCCGCTGATAAATACCGAAATCTGGTATGCACAGAAGATCCGCCGGGAAAGTATCACCCTTCAGCAGGCAGCCCTGAATGTGTATAAACGCAGGCTTGTAAAAGACATTAAAACAGCGTATTACCAATACTACCAGGCCGGGAAAGCGGTGGACATCTATCATACGGCCCTTTCACAGGTGCAGGAGAATATACGCGTGAACACCAGCTTCCTTGCCAACGGTGTTACCAACAGCACGGCCCTGACGCGTGCCAAAGCAGAGCAACAGAAGATCGAAGCAGCCATCACAGATGCGGAGAATAAACAACTGAATGCCGCCGCCTACTTCAACTTCCTGCTGAACAGAGACCTGAAAGCACCTGTCACTATCGACAGCAGCCTGTTCCAGCAGGAAGAACTATCGGAAGCTCCCGCAACAGCAGCCAACGTTAGAGAGGAACTGTTACAGCTTTCCCAGCAACAGAAGATAGCTGACCTCTCCTACCGCCAGTCGAAATCCTACCTGGTGCCTAAACTCAGCACCTTCCTGGATCTCGGTTCCCAGGGCTTTAACTGGAAAGTGGATAACCAGTCCCGCTATTATATGTGGGGTGTCAACCTGCAATGGGACCTCTTCGCCGCCGGACAACGGAAATACAAAGCCAAACAGGCTGCTATTGACGTGAGCAATCTGCAGGCCGCCTATACCGAGGCTAACCTGTCATTCCAGCTGGAACAGCAGGTAGCAGAAAATAACTATCGTACAGCGGTGGCCAATTTCAACAGTGCCCGCGAACAACTACGGCTATCTGAAAAGTACTATACCGATCAGTCGAAAGTCTACAAAGCAGGGCAACTCCTGTATATAGAGCTGCTCGATGCACAGAATCAGCTGACGAATGCCCGCTTACAGTTATCTGTCGCCTTTGCCGCCGTGCAAACAACCATTGCAGATATTGAACGTGCAAAAGCCTCCTATAAACTATAA
- a CDS encoding TetR/AcrR family transcriptional regulator — MGISDRKEREKQEMRKRIISTAMEMFINDGYEKTSIRNIAEKIEYSPATIYLYYKDKDELLYEVQGQAFAQLYVAFMHYTTATDPMERLEQLLHAYVNFGFEHPDLYDLMFILRSPMNAVDENDWPNCDESFAFLVEVLTPVMDQLRYPDLHTAALSIWAFGHGLISLYIRERIKVMHLPDDQSKTLIKATIDDYLRLIKK, encoded by the coding sequence ATGGGAATTAGTGACCGGAAGGAAAGGGAAAAACAGGAAATGCGGAAACGCATTATCAGTACTGCTATGGAGATGTTCATTAACGATGGTTATGAGAAGACATCCATCAGGAACATCGCCGAGAAAATAGAGTACAGCCCTGCGACCATTTACCTTTACTATAAAGACAAGGACGAGTTGTTATATGAAGTGCAGGGGCAGGCATTTGCGCAGCTGTATGTTGCCTTTATGCATTATACAACAGCGACTGATCCCATGGAAAGACTGGAGCAATTACTGCATGCTTACGTCAACTTCGGTTTCGAGCACCCGGACCTGTATGACCTGATGTTCATTCTTCGTTCGCCTATGAACGCGGTAGACGAAAACGACTGGCCAAACTGTGATGAGTCATTTGCCTTCCTTGTTGAGGTGCTGACTCCTGTGATGGATCAGTTACGTTATCCGGATCTGCACACGGCAGCGCTATCGATCTGGGCTTTCGGACATGGACTGATCTCACTATACATCAGAGAACGGATCAAGGTGATGCATCTGCCTGATGATCAAAGCAAAACACTGATCAAGGCGACAATAGATGACTACCTGCGCCTGATCAAAAAATAA
- a CDS encoding NAD-dependent epimerase/dehydratase family protein, with protein sequence MVSTTSNLSESAVYTILGAGGVIARELTAVLLEHGKQVRLVSRRGQPEQGVTNVMAADMLDPLQTRRAVSGSAVVFLCVGLKYDHKVWQDAWPKIIQNVIHACSEGGIPLIFFDNVYMYGLVDGKMTEDTPYNPRSKKGEIRALVARKIMDRVSEGRLTATIARAADFYGPGASATGVLNMMVIDKLAKGQTANWIGNDHVPHSYTYTPDAGRALYMLATDASTYNQVWHLPTTNPAPNGKEYVEMIAAALHTKPKYTKLNSFMIRLAGFFNTTVAEVHEMMYQTTHPYLFDSTKFEKHFHFTPTAYKDGIEQIIKAYKS encoded by the coding sequence ATGGTCAGCACTACATCAAATCTATCAGAATCAGCAGTTTACACAATTTTAGGAGCAGGAGGGGTGATCGCCAGGGAATTAACGGCCGTGTTACTGGAACACGGTAAACAGGTGCGTTTGGTAAGCCGGCGGGGACAGCCGGAGCAGGGGGTGACCAATGTGATGGCGGCGGATATGCTCGACCCGCTGCAAACAAGGAGGGCCGTCAGCGGTTCAGCCGTCGTTTTTCTGTGTGTCGGACTGAAATACGATCACAAGGTGTGGCAGGACGCCTGGCCTAAAATTATTCAGAACGTGATCCATGCCTGCAGCGAAGGAGGTATTCCGCTCATCTTTTTTGACAATGTGTACATGTATGGACTTGTAGATGGTAAAATGACCGAGGATACGCCTTATAACCCACGGAGTAAAAAAGGAGAGATCAGGGCCCTTGTAGCCCGTAAGATCATGGATAGGGTGAGTGAAGGCCGGCTGACCGCCACCATTGCCCGGGCGGCTGATTTCTACGGTCCCGGCGCGAGCGCCACCGGCGTGCTGAACATGATGGTGATAGATAAACTGGCAAAAGGACAAACCGCCAACTGGATCGGGAATGATCACGTGCCACATAGCTATACCTACACTCCCGATGCCGGCAGGGCATTGTATATGCTGGCTACAGATGCATCGACCTATAACCAGGTATGGCACCTGCCCACCACCAATCCTGCACCTAACGGTAAGGAATATGTGGAGATGATCGCAGCTGCTTTACACACAAAGCCGAAATACACAAAGCTCAACAGCTTCATGATCAGGCTGGCCGGGTTCTTTAACACCACTGTCGCCGAAGTCCACGAGATGATGTATCAGACCACACACCCTTACCTGTTCGACAGTACGAAGTTTGAGAAGCATTTTCATTTTACTCCCACTGCCTACAAAGATGGTATTGAACAGATCATAAAAGCGTATAAAAGCTGA
- a CDS encoding trans-sulfuration enzyme family protein, with protein sequence MSTITQLIHSIPVDPQTGAIAVPIYQTSTFVQEAPGVNKGYDYARTNNPTRETLEKIVAQLEDGATGIAFSSGLAAIDAILKLLQYGDEIVAVDDIYGGAFRLFNKVYQKFGIKVTYVDTSDVQAVFNAITPRTKLIWLETPTNPTLKISDIAALAKIAAASKCLFCVDNTFASPVLQQPLNLGADIVIHSATKYLGGHSDLIAGVVVTKTPELGAEIKFYQNACGAILSPFDSFLLIRGIETLHLRVRQHCSNAQQIAAYLAIHPLVDKVFYPGLPSHPGHEIAKKQAKGFGGIVSFTLKEDTEAAALAFVTSTQLFKLAESLGGIKSLLCHPAGMTHKSIPGETRRAAGVADSLIRLSVGLEEPADLLSDLDLAFHKIQQATGSVLSL encoded by the coding sequence ATGAGCACAATCACACAACTGATCCATTCTATTCCCGTAGACCCACAGACCGGCGCCATCGCAGTGCCCATCTACCAGACTTCCACCTTTGTACAGGAAGCGCCCGGCGTTAACAAGGGCTATGACTATGCACGTACCAATAACCCGACCCGCGAAACACTGGAGAAGATCGTTGCCCAGCTGGAAGACGGCGCCACGGGTATTGCTTTTTCCAGCGGTCTTGCCGCCATTGACGCTATCCTGAAACTGTTGCAGTATGGAGACGAGATCGTCGCTGTAGATGATATTTACGGAGGTGCCTTCCGGTTATTCAATAAAGTATACCAGAAGTTCGGCATCAAAGTAACCTATGTTGATACTTCGGATGTGCAGGCGGTATTCAATGCCATCACTCCCAGGACAAAGCTCATATGGCTGGAAACGCCTACCAATCCCACCCTGAAGATCTCCGACATTGCCGCACTGGCAAAGATCGCCGCTGCCAGCAAATGCCTCTTCTGTGTAGACAATACCTTCGCCTCTCCCGTGCTGCAACAGCCGTTAAATTTAGGTGCCGATATCGTTATTCACAGTGCTACCAAATATCTCGGCGGACATAGCGACCTGATAGCCGGCGTAGTAGTGACCAAAACGCCCGAACTGGGTGCCGAGATAAAATTCTATCAGAACGCCTGTGGCGCCATCCTCTCGCCATTCGACAGCTTCCTGCTGATCCGTGGTATAGAGACCCTGCATCTGCGTGTAAGGCAGCATTGTAGTAATGCTCAGCAGATAGCAGCATACCTGGCGATACATCCATTGGTAGACAAAGTTTTCTACCCTGGACTACCGTCCCATCCCGGACATGAAATTGCAAAGAAACAGGCCAAAGGTTTCGGTGGTATTGTCTCCTTTACCCTGAAAGAAGACACGGAGGCGGCTGCACTGGCGTTTGTGACGTCCACGCAGTTGTTTAAACTGGCAGAAAGCCTGGGCGGTATTAAAAGCCTGCTATGTCACCCGGCAGGAATGACGCATAAATCCATCCCCGGCGAAACCCGCAGAGCGGCCGGAGTAGCGGATAGTCTCATCCGTTTGTCCGTCGGACTGGAAGAACCGGCCGACCTCCTTTCAGACCTTGATCTTGCCTTTCATAAAATTCAGCAGGCGACCGGGTCTGTTTTAAGTCTATAG
- a CDS encoding amidohydrolase family protein, whose protein sequence is MLKPMLFSVCLSAICLYTNAQDNTSFIIKDVTLIDGSGQPARSNVSLVVSDDTIAAILPAGINYPVKVAEEINGAGKTIMPLMVDAHCHVGILKGTTIASQHFTPDNVSRQLNKYLQYGIGTVLSLGTDQPQGFMLRDASRADMLGGASYYTAGFGFGVPRGTPPAAFGPSILRPGSADEALQQMQHLVTLKPDFIKIWVDGAPRMLPEIYRAIITEAHANNIKVAAHVYYLEDARQLVDAGIDVLAHSIRDQEVDDALIRAMKLKNVFYIPTLCIEEFGLVYGAASPGWFTDPFFVRSLEPGAWDLLNSDAYRKQQQEDKDRDRKIRAFAIAKTNLHKMDSAGVKIAMGTDSGAQPVRAQGFSEHRELQLMTAAGIPAVKAISYASRNGAALLGIDKQTGTLQPGKKADFILLDADPQLDVRATQNISGIWKNGKQIR, encoded by the coding sequence ATGTTAAAACCGATGTTATTCAGTGTTTGTCTTTCCGCTATATGTTTGTATACCAATGCGCAGGACAACACATCATTTATAATTAAAGATGTTACGCTGATTGACGGGAGCGGGCAGCCTGCCCGTTCTAATGTCAGTCTTGTGGTCAGCGATGATACGATCGCGGCCATATTACCCGCTGGCATCAACTATCCTGTGAAAGTTGCGGAAGAGATCAACGGGGCAGGCAAAACGATCATGCCATTGATGGTTGATGCCCATTGTCATGTAGGTATCCTCAAAGGCACTACGATCGCCAGCCAGCACTTCACTCCCGACAATGTTTCCCGTCAGCTGAATAAATATCTCCAATACGGTATCGGTACCGTGTTAAGTCTCGGTACGGACCAGCCACAGGGTTTCATGCTCCGTGATGCCTCCCGTGCTGACATGCTGGGAGGGGCTTCCTATTATACTGCTGGTTTTGGCTTCGGCGTGCCCCGTGGTACACCACCGGCGGCCTTTGGCCCGAGCATCCTCCGTCCGGGTAGTGCAGATGAGGCCCTGCAGCAAATGCAGCACCTCGTTACCCTGAAACCTGATTTTATCAAGATCTGGGTAGATGGTGCCCCCCGTATGCTCCCCGAGATCTATCGGGCGATCATCACTGAAGCACATGCCAACAATATCAAAGTAGCCGCCCACGTTTACTACCTGGAAGATGCACGTCAGCTGGTAGATGCCGGTATTGACGTACTCGCCCACAGCATCCGTGACCAGGAGGTGGATGATGCACTGATCAGGGCCATGAAGCTGAAGAACGTGTTTTATATCCCCACCCTCTGTATAGAAGAATTCGGACTGGTCTATGGCGCCGCCAGCCCCGGATGGTTCACTGACCCTTTTTTCGTGCGTTCCCTGGAACCAGGTGCATGGGACCTGCTGAACAGCGACGCCTATCGCAAACAACAGCAGGAAGATAAGGACAGGGACCGTAAGATCAGGGCCTTTGCGATCGCGAAAACCAATCTGCATAAAATGGACAGCGCCGGTGTGAAGATCGCTATGGGCACTGATTCAGGCGCACAACCAGTCAGGGCGCAGGGCTTCTCCGAACACCGGGAATTACAGCTGATGACAGCAGCCGGCATTCCTGCTGTAAAAGCGATCAGTTATGCCAGCCGGAATGGTGCCGCCCTACTGGGAATAGATAAACAGACCGGCACCTTACAGCCGGGTAAGAAGGCAGACTTTATACTGCTGGATGCAGACCCGCAACTGGATGTCAGAGCTACGCAAAATATCAGCGGCATCTGGAAGAACGGGAAACAGATACGATAA
- a CDS encoding YdcF family protein, producing the protein MRSALNIGLCLLLSAMTLTGYGQTRKKKSAKGKSKARTTVRAAAPKVTGPVYTTAQQVQMRKSFFLLYVLERKGAAHDMVLKSTAFNRLAAERQERLKAAYSDCGDAACIGTALLWTAEDIREAGEEFKRLTIADTDMAQLVERLKIESRYPVYNDASDTTFIRKAWEDVAAGMNHVYKVYLQAVPPRYPKIDSISFRPSDPAFVQKVKAATQQVLTAGAGNTFFKPSLLASLKALEINGRDEATRYEPLYKGSNAAPFSKSRRINWNAYKYTAILVPGAGPGKAGASMDSMGAYRCGLAAEQYRKNMAPFIIVSGGHVHPYKTPFCEAIEMKKYMVSKLGIPDSAVIIEPHARHTTTNIRNAVRLASLFNMPAAKPMLIVSDAFQSLAIEKMAIRFINEIGYLPYKGIERRSNTENVIMPDLRAWQQDPEDPLDP; encoded by the coding sequence ATGAGATCAGCATTAAACATCGGCCTATGCCTGTTATTATCTGCAATGACATTAACGGGGTATGGGCAGACCAGAAAAAAGAAATCAGCGAAGGGTAAATCAAAAGCCAGGACAACGGTGAGAGCAGCAGCACCAAAGGTCACAGGACCTGTTTACACCACAGCACAGCAGGTACAGATGAGAAAGTCTTTCTTCCTGCTGTATGTATTGGAAAGAAAAGGAGCAGCACATGATATGGTGTTGAAGAGCACCGCGTTTAACCGTCTCGCAGCGGAACGCCAGGAAAGGCTGAAGGCGGCTTACAGCGATTGTGGTGATGCCGCGTGTATCGGTACTGCATTGTTATGGACAGCGGAAGATATCAGGGAAGCCGGAGAGGAGTTCAAGCGCCTCACCATTGCCGATACTGATATGGCGCAGTTAGTAGAGCGCCTGAAGATAGAATCCCGTTATCCGGTATATAACGATGCCTCAGATACGACCTTTATACGTAAAGCATGGGAAGATGTTGCGGCAGGTATGAACCATGTCTACAAAGTATACCTGCAGGCCGTACCACCCCGCTATCCAAAGATCGATTCGATCTCTTTCAGACCATCCGATCCGGCGTTCGTACAGAAGGTGAAGGCCGCTACCCAGCAGGTGCTGACAGCCGGTGCAGGGAACACCTTCTTCAAACCATCTTTGCTTGCGTCACTAAAAGCGCTGGAGATCAACGGCCGGGATGAGGCCACCCGCTATGAACCTTTATACAAGGGCAGCAATGCAGCACCTTTCTCCAAGTCAAGAAGGATCAACTGGAATGCGTATAAATATACCGCTATCCTCGTACCAGGTGCCGGCCCGGGTAAGGCGGGCGCCTCGATGGACAGTATGGGCGCCTACCGTTGCGGACTGGCGGCTGAACAGTACAGAAAGAACATGGCTCCTTTCATTATTGTTTCCGGTGGACATGTCCATCCTTACAAAACACCGTTCTGCGAAGCAATAGAAATGAAAAAATATATGGTGAGCAAACTGGGTATTCCGGATAGCGCCGTGATCATAGAGCCGCATGCAAGGCATACGACGACCAACATCAGGAATGCTGTCAGACTGGCTTCTTTATTCAATATGCCTGCTGCAAAGCCGATGTTGATCGTGTCAGATGCGTTTCAGTCACTGGCGATAGAAAAAATGGCGATCCGTTTTATTAACGAGATCGGCTATCTGCCATATAAGGGAATAGAAAGAAGGAGCAATACGGAAAATGTGATCATGCCTGACCTGCGGGCATGGCAGCAGGACCCTGAAGATCCGCTCGATCCTTAA
- a CDS encoding dicarboxylate/amino acid:cation symporter — MRNILKNYSSLLTLLGGIIAGSILGLIFGKQVEVIKPIGDIFLNLLFTAVIPLVFFAIASAIANIDTGQKVGKVISVMSLVFLGTVLVSAFLTIVAIWIFPLKAVAPGTFTEDPDMHPAGFGEQIVRLLTVGEFFELLSRRNMLPFIIFSALTGFAALKAGDAGKAFRNFLHSGNEVMKSLLELIMLLGPIGLGAYFAYQVGTLGPQLFGTYASSMALYYGFGFFYFLVLFSVYAFLAGGFAGVKLYWKHNLVPAFTALGSCSSIATMPANLIAAQRMGIPEHIGNVVVPLGGPLHKDGSSISSVIKIGVVFAMFGRPLTGVDTVLLALGVTVIVSIVEGGIPNGGYIGELLVMSVYGFPIEALPAVMVIGTLVDPLATILNATGDTVAAMMVTRVIKGRNWLKDRADLQGPAAMPAGQA, encoded by the coding sequence ATGCGCAATATTCTTAAAAATTACAGCAGCCTGCTGACCCTACTAGGCGGCATTATTGCCGGCAGTATCCTGGGGCTGATCTTTGGTAAACAGGTAGAGGTGATCAAACCGATCGGCGATATATTCCTGAACCTGCTCTTTACAGCTGTCATCCCGCTGGTGTTCTTTGCCATCGCTTCTGCCATTGCCAATATTGATACCGGTCAGAAAGTGGGTAAGGTCATTTCTGTGATGAGCCTTGTATTCCTGGGTACCGTGCTTGTATCGGCCTTCCTGACCATCGTTGCCATCTGGATCTTTCCGCTGAAGGCGGTGGCGCCGGGTACGTTTACGGAAGATCCGGATATGCACCCTGCCGGTTTTGGTGAGCAGATCGTACGACTGCTGACGGTAGGCGAATTCTTTGAACTGCTGTCACGCAGGAATATGCTGCCTTTCATTATCTTCTCGGCGCTCACCGGCTTTGCTGCCCTGAAAGCAGGTGATGCCGGTAAGGCATTCCGGAACTTCCTGCATTCCGGCAATGAGGTGATGAAGTCCCTGCTTGAACTCATTATGTTACTCGGGCCGATAGGTCTCGGCGCTTACTTTGCCTATCAGGTGGGAACGCTTGGTCCGCAGCTGTTCGGTACCTATGCCAGTTCCATGGCTTTATACTATGGATTCGGCTTCTTTTACTTCCTTGTATTATTCAGTGTATATGCCTTTCTGGCGGGTGGTTTCGCTGGTGTGAAGCTCTATTGGAAGCATAACCTTGTGCCTGCCTTTACGGCGCTCGGCTCCTGCAGCAGTATCGCCACGATGCCAGCTAACCTGATCGCCGCACAGCGCATGGGCATCCCTGAGCACATCGGCAACGTAGTGGTACCATTGGGTGGCCCCTTGCATAAAGATGGTTCCAGTATCTCTTCTGTTATAAAGATCGGGGTGGTATTCGCCATGTTCGGTCGGCCGCTGACAGGCGTAGACACTGTGCTGCTGGCGTTGGGCGTAACAGTGATCGTGAGTATTGTGGAAGGGGGTATTCCTAACGGAGGATATATCGGGGAACTGCTGGTAATGTCTGTATATGGTTTTCCTATAGAAGCCTTACCGGCTGTGATGGTGATCGGTACCCTGGTAGATCCCCTGGCTACCATTCTGAATGCCACCGGAGATACGGTAGCCGCCATGATGGTAACCAGGGTGATAAAAGGGCGCAACTGGCTTAAGGATCGAGCGGATCTTCAGGGTCCTGCTGCCATGCCCGCAGGTCAGGCATGA
- a CDS encoding HAD family hydrolase, translating to MKKAFIFDMNGTMIDDMEYHLEGWFNILNNDLGAGMTRAAVKKEMYGKNQELLVRIFGKDRFTAAEMDELSMEKERRYQQAYLPHLRLIDGLEAFLAAAEKEGIGMGIGTAAIPFNVDFALDNLHIRHYFKSIVTANDVATSKPNPEVFLKAAEELGVDPANCIVFEDAPKGVEAAANAGMKAVVLTTMHTVEEFSAFDNILTFVPDYTTLTVPALFR from the coding sequence ATGAAAAAGGCATTTATTTTTGACATGAACGGCACAATGATCGATGATATGGAGTATCATCTGGAAGGCTGGTTTAACATCCTGAATAATGACCTGGGTGCAGGTATGACCCGGGCGGCAGTAAAGAAAGAGATGTATGGTAAGAACCAGGAGCTGCTGGTCCGTATTTTTGGGAAAGACCGTTTTACAGCTGCAGAAATGGATGAATTATCCATGGAGAAAGAACGCCGTTATCAGCAGGCATACCTGCCGCATCTGCGGCTGATCGATGGACTGGAGGCATTCCTGGCAGCGGCTGAAAAAGAGGGTATCGGGATGGGTATCGGCACGGCCGCCATTCCTTTTAACGTAGACTTTGCACTGGATAACCTGCACATCCGCCATTACTTTAAAAGCATTGTCACTGCGAATGATGTAGCGACCAGCAAGCCCAATCCGGAAGTATTCCTGAAGGCCGCGGAGGAACTGGGCGTAGATCCTGCTAACTGTATCGTATTTGAAGATGCGCCTAAAGGCGTGGAAGCCGCAGCAAATGCAGGCATGAAGGCGGTGGTCCTGACCACTATGCACACGGTGGAAGAGTTCAGTGCCTTTGATAATATCCTGACCTTTGTACCGGATTATACTACGCTGACGGTACCAGCGTTGTTCAGGTAA
- a CDS encoding NUDIX hydrolase — MTRYSRQTRMLVAVDCIIFGFDGQDLKLLLIKRGFEPEKGKWSLMGGFVQPDEDLEHAAARTLTKLTGLDGVYMEQLGAFGDPQRDPMERTLSIAYFALIDINQYKQQITDEYKAEWFPLRDAPKLIFDHAHMVTEAQARLRYKAAIHPLLFELLPTRFTIPQLQILFEAVYDAGFDKRNFSRKVLSTGLLVKQKEKERATSKRGAFYYKLDKRKYSAKFHAFLNFVSDPGNLK, encoded by the coding sequence ATGACACGTTATTCCCGGCAAACCCGGATGCTGGTAGCTGTAGACTGTATAATTTTCGGTTTTGACGGGCAGGATCTCAAGCTTTTGCTGATTAAGCGCGGTTTTGAACCAGAAAAGGGTAAATGGAGCCTGATGGGAGGTTTCGTACAACCTGATGAAGATCTTGAACATGCGGCAGCCCGTACGCTGACCAAGCTGACAGGACTGGACGGGGTATATATGGAGCAGTTAGGCGCTTTTGGTGACCCGCAGCGGGACCCAATGGAAAGAACGCTATCTATTGCCTATTTTGCCCTTATCGACATCAACCAGTATAAGCAGCAGATCACCGACGAGTACAAGGCTGAGTGGTTCCCACTCAGAGATGCGCCTAAACTTATCTTCGATCACGCCCACATGGTCACAGAAGCGCAGGCCAGATTAAGATACAAAGCGGCGATCCACCCGCTGTTGTTCGAGTTGCTGCCTACAAGGTTCACCATCCCTCAGTTACAGATACTGTTCGAAGCAGTATATGATGCCGGCTTCGATAAGCGTAACTTCAGCAGAAAGGTGCTTTCTACCGGGCTGCTGGTTAAACAAAAAGAAAAAGAGAGGGCTACTTCCAAAAGGGGAGCATTCTATTATAAGCTGGACAAAAGAAAATACAGCGCCAAATTCCACGCCTTCCTCAATTTTGTTTCCGATCCGGGAAATTTGAAATAG